In the Chryseobacterium sp. MYb264 genome, one interval contains:
- a CDS encoding T9SS type B sorting domain-containing protein, with product MKKTLLTFFLTTLLSLSGNLFAQTYQLAGDPVDTNGWDLVSSAQVNGDFIQLTPDIGGQYGAIKLSTPINLKYCDKWKVEFDFRIDGNGTTSFGRGDGFTFWYLNNPPTGFTSGGGLGIPANANGLMVGFDIFNNSTEGQMSKVHVLYGTNNTPAGNPNIEYNNIAGSTFHSPDLNPTQPFVGATYRHVEVNGQTNMSNPDDWDIIIKIDGNTIVSQTFAPSGGAVGMTIGYFGFSAATGGASARHSIKNAKIFIDKVPLLTNTITPFVCVNPATGNGTVDLTTYQNQFVTNPANYTFTYSANGAIITNPNAFQYSGPVTINVVVKDPSATLCDNGDGQIVLNPSPFAADDASLTSCNNNNAGVAVFDLTTAAVSSVPGSTLEFFNTMFDLTNNINPIQNPNAYEAAPGKIFVRVTTPQGCTDIAEVTLNHYPEVIVNNAVLRSCFLQPNPSMATFNLTAAAVSTQTGITKTYYPSQTDAVNMTNAIPNPGNYTAPNGVIYIRVTSAQGCYAIAKVTLEVIPPVYSTILKDKIICIEDTTTLDAGPGFNGYTWSTGATTQSISNVGVGIYTVELKTGDCIAVQQVKVIPAEQPVVTNVDITANTVTVNVIGGTAPYQYSLDNVHWQDSNIFNNISRGDHTVYVKDAYDCDPIIIPIVVPNLINVITPNGDGVNDVIDYSSLAGKQSLVFSIFDRYGAKIHQGDKSNGYKWDGTVGGRKVPTGNYWYSVTWNENNKHSTPYKFSGWIVVKNRD from the coding sequence ATGAAAAAAACTCTACTCACTTTTTTCTTAACTACCTTACTGAGCTTGTCCGGAAATTTATTTGCTCAGACTTATCAGCTCGCCGGCGATCCCGTGGACACCAATGGCTGGGATCTGGTATCCAGCGCTCAGGTCAACGGAGACTTTATTCAGCTGACCCCAGATATTGGAGGGCAATACGGAGCTATTAAATTATCAACTCCTATCAACCTAAAATACTGCGATAAATGGAAAGTAGAATTTGATTTCAGAATTGACGGTAATGGAACCACCTCTTTCGGACGTGGTGACGGATTTACTTTTTGGTATCTGAACAATCCTCCCACAGGATTTACTTCCGGAGGTGGTTTAGGAATTCCGGCTAATGCCAATGGTTTAATGGTAGGATTCGATATTTTCAACAATAGTACAGAAGGCCAGATGAGTAAAGTTCACGTTTTATACGGAACTAATAATACACCTGCAGGAAATCCGAATATTGAATATAACAATATTGCCGGAAGTACTTTTCACTCTCCAGATCTTAATCCTACACAACCTTTCGTAGGAGCAACTTACAGACACGTTGAAGTAAATGGACAAACCAATATGTCAAACCCTGATGATTGGGATATCATTATTAAAATTGACGGCAATACCATTGTCTCTCAAACTTTTGCCCCTTCAGGAGGTGCCGTAGGAATGACTATCGGTTACTTTGGTTTCTCGGCAGCTACAGGAGGAGCCTCAGCAAGACATTCGATAAAAAATGCTAAAATTTTTATTGACAAAGTCCCTCTTTTAACCAATACAATTACGCCTTTTGTTTGCGTAAACCCAGCCACAGGAAATGGGACAGTAGATCTAACAACCTACCAGAATCAGTTTGTAACAAATCCGGCTAACTACACCTTCACTTACTCCGCTAACGGTGCCATTATTACCAACCCCAATGCTTTTCAGTATTCAGGACCGGTAACCATTAACGTGGTCGTGAAAGATCCTTCAGCTACTTTATGCGATAACGGAGACGGACAGATTGTATTAAACCCCTCCCCCTTTGCCGCTGATGATGCCTCTTTAACAAGCTGCAATAATAACAATGCAGGAGTTGCCGTTTTTGATTTGACAACTGCAGCCGTATCAAGTGTACCAGGCTCTACATTAGAATTTTTCAATACGATGTTTGACCTGACAAATAACATCAATCCTATTCAAAATCCTAATGCCTATGAGGCGGCTCCGGGAAAAATTTTCGTCAGGGTAACAACACCACAGGGATGTACAGATATTGCAGAGGTTACACTAAACCACTATCCAGAAGTGATTGTGAATAATGCGGTTTTAAGATCATGCTTCCTGCAGCCCAATCCTTCAATGGCAACCTTTAATCTTACTGCCGCTGCTGTAAGTACACAAACCGGTATTACAAAAACATATTATCCTTCACAAACAGACGCAGTTAATATGACCAATGCAATACCAAATCCAGGCAATTATACAGCTCCTAACGGTGTCATCTATATAAGAGTTACCAGCGCTCAGGGATGTTATGCCATTGCAAAAGTAACACTCGAAGTTATTCCGCCGGTATATTCAACCATATTAAAAGACAAAATTATTTGTATTGAAGATACCACAACACTGGACGCAGGTCCCGGATTTAATGGCTACACGTGGAGTACAGGGGCAACAACCCAAAGCATTAGCAATGTCGGAGTGGGCATCTATACTGTTGAATTAAAAACAGGAGACTGTATTGCAGTTCAGCAGGTAAAGGTAATACCGGCAGAACAACCCGTGGTTACCAATGTGGACATCACTGCTAATACGGTGACCGTAAATGTAATCGGAGGCACTGCTCCTTATCAGTACTCATTAGATAATGTACATTGGCAGGACTCTAATATATTTAATAATATTTCAAGGGGAGATCATACCGTGTATGTAAAAGACGCCTATGACTGTGACCCGATTATCATTCCAATCGTGGTTCCCAACTTGATTAATGTTATTACTCCTAATGGTGATGGTGTTAATGACGTAATCGACTACTCCTCGCTGGCAGGAAAACAAAGCCTTGTTTTCAGTATTTTCGACCGGTATGGAGCTAAAATACATCAGGGAGATAAATCCAACGGATACAAATGGGACGGAACTGTTGGAGGACGAAAGGTTCCGACAGGAAATTACTGGTATTCTGTAACCTGGAACGAAAACAACAAGCACAGCACCCCCTACAAATTCTCAGGCTGGATTGTTGTAAAGAACAGAGATTAA